DNA sequence from the Verrucomicrobiia bacterium genome:
TTGTCGAAGCCAACGGCAACCGGGTCAGCGAGGTCCTTTACCATGATCGTTTCCCCTGGCCCTCCGCGGCCGACGGCGGAGGCTCGACCCTCGAACGGCTCGACCCTCGGGCAGACGGCCGCCAACCCGAAGCGTGGGCCGCCAGCGACGAATCGTGGCAGGGCGTTTGGAAACACTACGCCTATACCGCCACCGCCCAGGCCGACGGCGGACCCACCCGTTGGAACGAACTGGTGCTGGGCCTCCTGGCGGCCGGCGAGGCGCTGATCGACGACGTGCGCGTCACCGAATCCCCCGGTTCCCCCTCCGCACGGGAACTCGTCCTCCATGGCACCTTCGACGCCGGCACCGAAGGCTGGCGACTCCTGGGAAACCACCGCCGCTCCCGCGTGGTACCCGATCCCGAGGATCCCTCGAATCCAGTCCTCCACCTGGTGGCCTCCGGCCCCACCGAGCACATGCACAATCATCTCGAGACCACCTTCGCCGACAACGTCCCCCTCGTGAACGGCCGCACCTACCGGGTCTCCTTTCGTGCCCGCTGGATCACCGGCAGCCCGCGCCTCCATTCCCGCCTCTACTTCAACCGCCTCGCCCGCACCACCGTCCTCGACACCCCGGATCTCACCGGCACGCCCGGCCGCCGCAATTCACGCTGGGTCGAAAACCTCGGCCCCTCCTTCCGCCACCTTCGCCATCACCCCGTCGTCCCCGCCGCCAATCAACCCGTGTCCGTCCACGTCGACGCCACCGACCCCGACGGCATCCAGCGTGCCCTGCTCTGGTGGAACCGGGCCGGCACAGGCTGGCAGAACATCGAAATGGCCCGCGAAGGTCACGACGGCTTCGTCGGCAACCTCCCCGGATACCCCGGCGCCTCCGTCGTTCAGTTCTATGTCGAGGCCTCCGATTCCCGGGGCGCCCGCTCCACAGCCCCGCCCGCCGGACCCGACTCCCGCGCCCTGTATCAGGTCCAGGACGGCCAGGCGCTCGATCCGCGCCTGTCCCACCTCCGGATCATCATGACCGCTGCGGACTCGGCCTTCCAGTTCGCCACCACCAACCTGATGAGCAACGAGTCCCTGCCTGCAACCGTGGTCAGCGACGAGACCGAGGCGTTCTACGATGTGCACGTCCGCCTTCAATCCAGCCAGCGCGGACGCCCCTCCCAGGCCCGCGTCGGGTTCACCCTCAATTTCCCCGCCAATCAGCTCTTCCGCGGCGTGCATCCGACCGTCACCCTCGACCGCAGCGGCGGGTACTCCGGACGAGGCGGACCCCAGGACGAAATCGTCCTCCGCCACATCATCAACCAGGCCGGCGGTCTGCCCGACATGTACAACGACCTGGTCCGCGGAATCTTTCCCCGCCCCCTCGAAGGCCGCCGCAATGGCGTGGCCCAGCTCCTCATGGCCAAGTACGGCGATGACTACCTCGATGACGCCTTCCCCAACGGCAGCTGCGGCGACCTCTACAAACTCGAACTCATCTACTTCCCCACCACCTCTGTCGCCAACGACCCTCACCGACCCAAACTTCCCCAACCCGACGAGGTCATCGGCACCGACTTCACCGATCGCGGCGACGATCCCGAAGCCTACCGCTGGCATTTCCTCCTCGAGAACCGCCGGGACGACGACGACTTCGCTCCCATCATGCGCCTCGCCCGCGCCATGGGCCTCCCGGGTCCGGCCCTCGAGACGGAGACGCGCGCCCTCATGGATCTCGACCAGTGGGCCCGCGCCTTTGCGCTCAAATCCCTCAGCGGCGACGCCGACACCTATGGCTTCGGCTACCCCCATAACCAGGTCATTTACTTCCGGCCCGACAATGGCCTGGCCCTCGCGTTCCCCTGGGACATGGACTTCGCCTGGACCCGCAATCCGTCCGACTCGCTGCTCGTGGGCGGCAACCTCGGACGTATCCTCGCTCTCCCCGCCGACCTGCGCCGCTTCTACGGCCATGTGTGGGAACTCCTCGAAGGCGCGTTCCACCCCGACGCCGTCTCCCGCTGGACCACGCACTATGGCCAGCTCGCCGGACAGAACTACGGCGGTGTCCTGACCTACATCCGACAGCGGAGCAACGCCGCCCGCAGCCAGTTGCCGGCGCCCGTGCCGTTCCGCCTGACTGCCCCGCCCAGCCCCGAACTCCTCACCGCAGCCGGCTCTCTCGACCTCTCCGGCACCGCCTGGATCGATCTCAAAGATCTCGCCATCCGCTCACCCGCCTCCCCCGGCGACGTCCGCTGGACCTCTGTCACCCACTGGCGCACCGACCTCCCCCTTCTCCTCGGTCCCAACTTCATTGAGGTAACCGGATTCGACTTCGCAGGGCGTCCCACGGCCACACACACCCTGACCGTGGTCTCCACCGCCGCCCACAGCGCCCCTGACGCCGACGGGGACGGCATGCCGGACGCATGGGAATGGCGCCATGGACTCGATGCCGACACCTCCGACGGAGACCAGGATGCCGACAGGGATGGCATGACCAACCTCGAGGAATACCTCGCCGGCACCGACCCGCGCGATCCCCGCAGCCGGCTGGTCCTCGTGGCCCGCCACGAACCGGCAGGACTGCGCATCCAGTTCCGCGCCGAACCCGGCCGCGCCTACCTCCTGGAACGTTCCGACTTCGGCCCCCTCGGCCCGTGGTCTCCCGCGTCCTCCTGGCCCGCCAGCCTCCAGGCCGGCGAGCACTCCTTTCTCGACCCCGCCCCACCGGGACACACCACCCGATTCTTCCGCCTCCACCTCCAGACCGGCACTGGATCCCCCATGACCGTCGAAGGAACGCCGCCTCCGGAGGGATGATCTCGGCGGGTACCCAAACCTTCCGAGGCGCGCCTTGGGAACGGTTTCCGCTCCGGGAGCCGCGTACTGCACCAACGCCTGCGCCAATGCATCGGTGGACCGGCTTCCGATAGCATAGCGGAATCAGATTGCAGGGCAGGCATACCTTTGTTGACGCAATAATCTTATTATAGATGGTCAGGCATACTGTTGTTGACGCCATGCTCTCGCCCAGGAATCCGATAATCGGTCAGGCAGACCATTGTTGACGCCACGTTCTTGCCCAGCACCCCAGAAATGAAATGCCACCCGGCTGCTGCGGATGCCCTTCTCCGCCCTGCTCGCGGATCGTCAACAATACACTGCCGGGCTTTTTATTACTTGATCAATAACTACTAGCCCGCCTTGTTATCTACCAAGCCAGGACACTCGCGATGGAATCTGGGTCCGCCCGGTGCATCCCGGAGTTGTGGATGAGGTGCGAACTCCGCCCAGCGGCGCTTCGGAGGGCCAAGTTCCATGAGGCCGCAAGGGTGGGGAGCGTTGGGTTGAGGACTCGCAGAGCTCGTCCCTCCGATTCGCTGCCTCCTCACCCACAACTCCAGGATGCACGAGGGTCCGCCCCCAGCAGAACTGCGCACTCGAATCCCCGGTCGCACCCCCATAAGCTTGGCCCCGGTGAGCAATCCGCGACGCGCCATCCTTGCCCTCGAAGACGGCACCCTCTTTCACGGCACCGCCTTCGGGGCCCGGGCCACGGTGGTGGGTGAAGTCTGCTTCAACACCTCGATGACCGGCTACCAGGAGATCCTCACGGATCCCTCATACAAGGCCCAGATCGTCACCATGACCTACCCCCTCATCGGCAATTACGGGGTGAACCGTGTCGATGTGGAATCCTGGCGCCCCCACGCCGCCGGCTTCGTCGTCCGCGAATTGTCCCCCGTGGTCAGCAACTGGCGCGCCGACCTTCCCCTCGCCGATTACCTCTACGAAAACGGCATCCCCGGCATCGCCGGCATCGATACCCGTTCCCTCACCAAACGCCTCCGCGTCACCGGCGCCCTCAAGGGCTGCCTGTCCACCGACGGCTCCCTCGCCGACGCCGATGCCGTCGCCCAGGCCCGCGCCTGGAACGGCCTCGTCGGCGTCGATTACGTCAAGGAAGTCACCCACCCCGCCGTCTTCGATTGGGATGACGCCAAACACGACAGCGGCGCTTTCCGCCTCATCCAGGGAAATACCGCCCCCGAGTCCCCACGCACCCTCCGCGATCCCCTCCCGCCCGCCGATATCCCCATCGTCGCCTACGACTTCGGCATCAAGTACAACATCCTCCGCCGCCTCCGCCAGTGCGGCTTCAATGTCCGCGTCGTCCCCGCCACCACCCCGGCCGCCGAAGTCCGCCAATCCAACCCCGCCGGCGTCTTCCTCAGCAACGGCCCCGGCGATCCCTCCGCCCTCGGCTATGCCGTCCGCGAAGTCCGTTCCCTCGTCGATTCCGGATTGCCCGTGTTCGGCATCTGCCTCGGTCATCAAATCCTCGCCCAGGCCTTCGGTGGCCGGACCTTCAAACTCAAGTTCGGCCATCGCGGCGCCAATCAACCCGTCAAGGACCTCACCTCCGGCCGCGTCGAAATCACCTCCCAAAACCACGGCTTCGCGGTCGATCCCCAATCCCTCCCCCCCGAGGTCGCCGTGGACCGCATCAACCTCAACGACGGCACCGTCGAAGGCCTTCGCCACCGCTCCAAACCGGTCTTCTGTGTCCAGTACCATCCCGAAGCCTCCCCCGGTCCCCACGATTCCGCCCCGCTCTTCCAGGAGTTCCGCACGCTGATCACGACGCGCTGATCGCCGTGCGCCAACCGCCAACCGCGGTGCCTGACCGCCTCCGGGCAACCCCATGCCCCCCACTCAACCCGGCCACCACGTCCTCCTCGTCGAATGCGGTGACCAACCCGGCCTCGTCCACGCCATCACCGGCGTCCTCCTCTCCCACCGCACCAACGTCGTCCGCAATCATGAATTCGTGGACACCCCGACCGCCCGCTTCTTCATGCGGACCGAGTTCGATGGCACCGTCGATCCCGCTGCCCTCCTCGCCGCAACCCGGGCTGTCCTCCCCCCCGACGCCTCCGTCCGCCTGGCCGCACCCCGCCCCAAAAAGGTCGTCATCCTCGCCTCCCGCGAACATCACTGCCTCGCCGACCTCCTCGTCCGCCACGCTTACGGAGAGCTGCACGCCCAAGTCCTTGCCGTCATCGCCAACCATCCCGAACTCGAACCCCTCGTCCGCCGCTTCGATCTCCCCTTCCACCATGTCCCCCACGCCGGCCTCGACCGCGATGCCCACGAAGCCGCCCTCCTCCAGACTCTCGCCCAATACACCCCCGAATTCCTCGTTCTCGCCAAGTACATGCGGGTCCTCTCCAGCCCCTTCGTCGCCCGCTTCCCCAGTCGCATCGTCAACATCCATCACTCCTTCCTCCCCGCCTTCGCCGGCGCCCGCCCCTATCACCAGGCCTTCGACCGCGGCGTGAAGGTCATCGGCGCCACCGCCCACTTCGTCACCGCCGATCTCGACCAGGGCCCCATCATCGTCCAACAGGTCATCCCCGTGGACCATTCCCACACCGCCGAACACCTCCGCCAGTCCGGACGCGACATCGAACAACTCGTCCTCGCCCGTGCCCTCCGCCTCGTCTTCGATGACCGCGTCTTCCTCTGCGCCAACCGCACCGTGATCTTCGACTGATCCACCCTCCGACCTCCGACCCCAATCTCCCACCCTCCGCCCTCCGCCCCATGACCTCCCATCCGCTCCGCACCTCCGTCATCGGTTCCTACCCCTTCCCCGGCTGGCTCGAACTCGCCAGCCGACGCCTCCGCCGCTTCGGTCCCGACGACCTCGCCGAACTCCAGGAAGACGCCGTGGTCGCCGCCCTCCACGACCAGTTGGCCGCCGGCCTCGACGTCGTCACCGATGGCGAACAAACCCGCCTCGACTTCAATCTGTCCTTCTACGGCCACCTCGAAGGCATCGCCCTCGAATCCTCCCCGCCCCGGCGCTTTGGCCCGCCCGCCCATGACCAGCGCGGACGCCATCCGATCACCGGCGAAATCCAGGCCCCACGAGGCCTCGGGGCCGTCGCCGAGTTCCGCCGCCTCCAGCGCTGCGCCGAAGCCCTCCGCCCCGATCCCGCCACCCGGCCCGCCCTCAAAGCCTCCGTCCCCGGCCCCTACACCCTCTCCGGCCGCCTCGTCCCCAATCCCGACCTCGGCTACCCGGACCGCTGGGCCGTCACCGAAGCCCTCCTCCCAATCGTCCGCCGCGAACTCGAAGACCTCGTCGCCGCCGGCTGCGCCGAAATCAGCGTCGATGAACCCAGCATGAGCTGCTACGCCCATCGCGAGGATCCCCGGCGCTTCGTGGACATCTTCAACCGCACCGTCGAAACCGTCGCCGGCCGGACCCGCCTCTGCACCCATCTCTGCTTCGGCAATTACAGGGGACGCGCCGTCGGCCCCCGCGTCCTCGCCCCCATGTTCCCTGCCTTCCTCGATTTCCGCTGCGACGA
Encoded proteins:
- a CDS encoding lamin tail domain-containing protein; the protein is MTGPLPANPAPFAPARKAFQPRIMPGHKRWFAAGLGAVGCLAADSVVVFHEIQFHPSTAVGDVEWIEFRNLMAVDVEMSGWRLEGGVAFTFPQGTVLPGGGHLVVASSPATLELAAGLTQVLGPFTGRLANEGERLDLHNHNGRRMDSVRYGIDAPWPVGPTGSGATLSKRSPYRASADPASWTHSARLGGTPGRANDPAPEAQPASPRFHEVSGAGDAPFLLELANPSEQPVPLAGFHVRRAGSGGGTYAFPDDTHIAAGGWFTLSADTLGWRPAAGDRLFLLGPDGTALLDAVRITAWGQARDDEDRWSRPAHPTFGAANVFPRPPDIAINEIQYHPRSQPARPATFEDRVALPFDARWRYFQTGALAGPAWRQPAFDDTSWPVGRGVFFVEDAALPAPKNTPLVLGRLTYYFRTTFVLDGFPSDFDWSLRPLIDDGAAFYLNGTEIHRLNLPAGPLTPTTLASTAVGDATLGERLPVPREALRPGTNVLAVEVHQASAGSSDIVFGLELSGQRLVSPAVPSRESTEAWVELFHHGTEPADLDGWRLTDGIRFTFPPGTRLDPGEYLVVAADAAALRRQHPGIRILGDFEGRLSRRSDRVTLVEANGNRVSEVLYHDRFPWPSAADGGGSTLERLDPRADGRQPEAWAASDESWQGVWKHYAYTATAQADGGPTRWNELVLGLLAAGEALIDDVRVTESPGSPSARELVLHGTFDAGTEGWRLLGNHRRSRVVPDPEDPSNPVLHLVASGPTEHMHNHLETTFADNVPLVNGRTYRVSFRARWITGSPRLHSRLYFNRLARTTVLDTPDLTGTPGRRNSRWVENLGPSFRHLRHHPVVPAANQPVSVHVDATDPDGIQRALLWWNRAGTGWQNIEMAREGHDGFVGNLPGYPGASVVQFYVEASDSRGARSTAPPAGPDSRALYQVQDGQALDPRLSHLRIIMTAADSAFQFATTNLMSNESLPATVVSDETEAFYDVHVRLQSSQRGRPSQARVGFTLNFPANQLFRGVHPTVTLDRSGGYSGRGGPQDEIVLRHIINQAGGLPDMYNDLVRGIFPRPLEGRRNGVAQLLMAKYGDDYLDDAFPNGSCGDLYKLELIYFPTTSVANDPHRPKLPQPDEVIGTDFTDRGDDPEAYRWHFLLENRRDDDDFAPIMRLARAMGLPGPALETETRALMDLDQWARAFALKSLSGDADTYGFGYPHNQVIYFRPDNGLALAFPWDMDFAWTRNPSDSLLVGGNLGRILALPADLRRFYGHVWELLEGAFHPDAVSRWTTHYGQLAGQNYGGVLTYIRQRSNAARSQLPAPVPFRLTAPPSPELLTAAGSLDLSGTAWIDLKDLAIRSPASPGDVRWTSVTHWRTDLPLLLGPNFIEVTGFDFAGRPTATHTLTVVSTAAHSAPDADGDGMPDAWEWRHGLDADTSDGDQDADRDGMTNLEEYLAGTDPRDPRSRLVLVARHEPAGLRIQFRAEPGRAYLLERSDFGPLGPWSPASSWPASLQAGEHSFLDPAPPGHTTRFFRLHLQTGTGSPMTVEGTPPPEG
- a CDS encoding cobalamin-independent methionine synthase II family protein; the encoded protein is MTSHPLRTSVIGSYPFPGWLELASRRLRRFGPDDLAELQEDAVVAALHDQLAAGLDVVTDGEQTRLDFNLSFYGHLEGIALESSPPRRFGPPAHDQRGRHPITGEIQAPRGLGAVAEFRRLQRCAEALRPDPATRPALKASVPGPYTLSGRLVPNPDLGYPDRWAVTEALLPIVRRELEDLVAAGCAEISVDEPSMSCYAHREDPRRFVDIFNRTVETVAGRTRLCTHLCFGNYRGRAVGPRVLAPMFPAFLDFRCDEMHVEMASREFAELDAITPIAARCDVAVGVIDVKSYYLETPDDIARRVRRCLELAPADRLVFAPDCGLSQTARWAARRKLASLVTGVALERKRL
- the purU gene encoding formyltetrahydrofolate deformylase, with the protein product MPPTQPGHHVLLVECGDQPGLVHAITGVLLSHRTNVVRNHEFVDTPTARFFMRTEFDGTVDPAALLAATRAVLPPDASVRLAAPRPKKVVILASREHHCLADLLVRHAYGELHAQVLAVIANHPELEPLVRRFDLPFHHVPHAGLDRDAHEAALLQTLAQYTPEFLVLAKYMRVLSSPFVARFPSRIVNIHHSFLPAFAGARPYHQAFDRGVKVIGATAHFVTADLDQGPIIVQQVIPVDHSHTAEHLRQSGRDIEQLVLARALRLVFDDRVFLCANRTVIFD
- the carA gene encoding glutamine-hydrolyzing carbamoyl-phosphate synthase small subunit yields the protein MHEGPPPAELRTRIPGRTPISLAPVSNPRRAILALEDGTLFHGTAFGARATVVGEVCFNTSMTGYQEILTDPSYKAQIVTMTYPLIGNYGVNRVDVESWRPHAAGFVVRELSPVVSNWRADLPLADYLYENGIPGIAGIDTRSLTKRLRVTGALKGCLSTDGSLADADAVAQARAWNGLVGVDYVKEVTHPAVFDWDDAKHDSGAFRLIQGNTAPESPRTLRDPLPPADIPIVAYDFGIKYNILRRLRQCGFNVRVVPATTPAAEVRQSNPAGVFLSNGPGDPSALGYAVREVRSLVDSGLPVFGICLGHQILAQAFGGRTFKLKFGHRGANQPVKDLTSGRVEITSQNHGFAVDPQSLPPEVAVDRINLNDGTVEGLRHRSKPVFCVQYHPEASPGPHDSAPLFQEFRTLITTR